Proteins encoded together in one Mycobacterium simiae window:
- a CDS encoding LLM class flavin-dependent oxidoreductase, with translation MKLGVGLPNHIADVPGPAIARWARRGEEVGFESVATIDRLFYPGVDSLIALAAAAGATAQPTLITNVLLAPLYPVVPLAKQLASLARISGGRLVVGLGVGNRPDEYASTGADFHRRGRILDTQVKRLRSLWAGAADAQATPICPVPVQIPLLFGGRSAAVVRRVITLGDGWAAGAVRHYDEQAELARRIRTGWQAAGRPGRAYLQASVNFGLGPADAVAAGRDQLARYYGFAPQYGQINVADMVCSAADARDTVSRYRDLGFDRLIFHPTTESVGQLDRLADAIL, from the coding sequence GTGAAACTGGGAGTCGGCCTGCCGAACCACATCGCCGACGTTCCCGGACCCGCCATCGCCCGATGGGCACGCCGCGGCGAAGAGGTCGGCTTCGAATCCGTCGCGACGATCGACCGGCTGTTCTACCCCGGCGTGGACTCATTGATTGCCCTGGCCGCCGCGGCCGGCGCCACCGCCCAACCGACGCTGATAACCAATGTGCTACTGGCGCCTCTGTATCCAGTCGTTCCGCTGGCCAAGCAACTCGCCAGCCTGGCCCGGATATCCGGCGGCCGGCTGGTGGTCGGACTGGGTGTGGGCAACCGACCGGATGAGTACGCCAGCACGGGCGCCGACTTCCATCGGCGTGGCCGGATCCTGGACACGCAGGTAAAGCGGCTGCGCAGCCTGTGGGCCGGCGCAGCGGACGCCCAGGCCACCCCGATATGTCCTGTGCCCGTGCAGATTCCGCTGTTGTTCGGCGGACGGTCCGCCGCTGTGGTGCGCAGAGTGATCACCCTCGGCGACGGGTGGGCGGCCGGTGCCGTGCGCCATTACGACGAGCAGGCGGAGCTGGCGCGACGCATTCGCACCGGCTGGCAGGCCGCGGGTCGACCCGGGCGTGCGTACCTGCAGGCATCGGTGAACTTCGGGCTCGGGCCGGCCGACGCCGTCGCGGCGGGGCGGGATCAGCTGGCGCGCTACTACGGATTCGCTCCGCAATACGGACAGATCAACGTCGCCGATATGGTCTGTTCGGCGGCCGACGCCCGCGACACCGTCAGCCGGTATCGAGACCTCGGCTTCGACCGGCTGATCTTCCATCCGACGACCGAGTCGGTCGGACAGCTCGATCGCCTCGCGGATGCAATTCTCTGA